TTCTGAGACTGTAGATGAATGGATTTAAGAATGGGTACAGGACGGTGTTCAGCAACGCTACAATGCTGTTAGTCTCCAAGGAAACATATTCTGAAGGACATGCATAGAGAACAACACAGCTCCCATATACAATGGCCAAAGtggtgagatgggaagaacatgtggtaaaagcttttttcctcccagaggctgctggaagatgtagaatacagaaaaggatgcacatgtaaaatgccagagttaaacataaggaacccagaatgacaaatgatatgaaaacagagtctattttccagagcaggctggtgtgagagcaggacagtttgaataagggggagttgtcacagaaaaagtggtGGATCTTATTTGAGCCACAGAAagtcagctgggagaggatgacCAGGCGGTAACTGAAGAGTGTGAAGCTTGTGACCCAAGCAGCAACaaccaggtggatgcagagctgaggcttcatgaTGGCAGCATAACGCAAAGGttggcagatggcaacatagcggtcaaaggacatgacaacaagtagaacaaactctgtacagcccagggcaaaatagaaataggattgggcaaagcagctgcttagtgaGATTGTTCTCCTACCAGAACCCAGGATCACAACCAATTTGATGCTTGTGGAGgatgtaaaccagatttccaggaaagccagattgccaatgaaaaagtacataGGGGTTTGTAGGTGGCGATCCGTGTACACAAGGAAAATGATGGTGATGTTCCCCATCACTGTTGTCAGGTATATgagcagaaagaacagagagagtAAGAGCTGTAGTCTTTGAtcaagccctgagaaaccctctAGGATGAACTCAGTAACTGCAGTTCCATTTTCTGGTCCCATGTTGAATTTCGGTTCGTCATGCCGAGACAGGAACATGTCAAAAACCAAGTGTGATAATTCCAGTCTGGGTGAAAGGCTCTCCAAAACcttctctgcttccttcctttcttccagtcttcct
This window of the Caloenas nicobarica isolate bCalNic1 chromosome 30, bCalNic1.hap1, whole genome shotgun sequence genome carries:
- the LOC135999895 gene encoding olfactory receptor 6E1-like produces the protein MFLSRHDEPKFNMGPENGTAVTEFILEGFSGLDQRLQLLLSLFFLLIYLTTVMGNITIIFLVYTDRHLQTPMYFFIGNLAFLEIWFTSSTSIKLVVILGSGRRTISLSSCFAQSYFYFALGCTEFVLLVVMSFDRYVAICQPLRYAAIMKPQLCIHLVVAAWVTSFTLFSYRLVILSQLTFCGSNKIHHFFCDNSPLFKLSCSHTSLLWKIDSVFISFVILGSLCLTLAFYMCILFCILHLPAASGRKKAFTTCSSHLTTLAIVYGSCVVLYACPSEYVSLETNSIVALLNTVLYPFLNPFIYSLRNKTVILALNEAIARITTQLFP